One Colius striatus isolate bColStr4 chromosome 10, bColStr4.1.hap1, whole genome shotgun sequence genomic region harbors:
- the PIGC gene encoding phosphatidylinositol N-acetylglucosaminyltransferase subunit C encodes MEPAAARRWHKVLYERQPFPDNYVDQRFLEELRKNVHARRYRYWAVVFQSAAVVQQLCSVCVFVVTWWYMDAGVLSPQRLFGAALLSSLLGYVLLDAVDGGAGRRESGRTRWADLKSTLVFTASTYGFSPVLKTLTESISTDTIYAMSALMLLGHLIFFDYGANAAIVSSTLSLNMAIFASVCLASRLPRSLHAFVMVTFAMQIFALWPMLQKKLKARTPRCYVGVTVLFALAALAGLATVSSVGAVLFASLLLAISCLCPYCLIRLQQLKDNIHGPWDEAEIKEDLSRFLM; translated from the coding sequence ATGGAGCCGGCGGCCGCTCGGCGCTGGCACAAGGTGCTGTACGAGCGGCAGCCCTTCCCCGATAACTACGTGGATCAGCGGTTCCTGGAGGAGCTGCGGAAGAACGTGCACGCGCGCCGGTACCGGTACTGGGCCGTCGTCTTCCAGTCGGCAGCGGTGgtgcagcagctgtgcagcGTCTGCGTCTTCGTGGTGACGTGGTGGTACATGGACGCCGGGGTGCTGAGCCCGCAGCGGCTGTTCGGGGCggctctgctctcctccctgCTCGGCTACGTGCTCCTGGACGCGGTGgacggcggggccgggcggcgggaGAGCGGGCGGACGCGCTGGGCCGACCTGAAGAGCACGCTGGTGTTCACGGCCTCCACCTACGGCTTCTCGCCGGTGCTGAAGACGCTGACGGAGTCCATCAGCACGGACACCATCTATGCCATGTCCGCCCTCATGCTCCTGGGTCACCTCATCTTCTTCGACTACGGCGCCAACGCTGCCATCGTCTCCAGCACGCTATCCCTCAACATGGCCATCTTCGCCTCGGTGTGCCTGGCCTCGCGCCTGCCCCGCTCCCTCCACGCCTTCGTCATGGTCACCTTTGCCATGCAGATCTTCGCCCTCTGGCCCATGCTGCAGAAGAAGCTGAAAGCCCGGACGCCCCGCTGCTACGTGGGGGTGACGGTGCTGTTTGCCCTGGCAGCGCTGGCGGGTTTGGCCACCGTCTCCAGCGTGGGGGCCGTGCTCTTCGCCTCGCTGCTGCTCGCCATCTCCTGTCTCTGCCCTTACTGCCTCATCCGCCTTCAGCAACTCAAGGACAACATCCACGGGCCATGGGATGAGGCTGAAATCAAAGAGGACCTCTCCAGGTTCCTCATGTAG